ACGGTGGTACTATACCAGACCTGAGCGGAAGGATAGAGCGGTGTCAAGCAAGCGAGCAATGCGGCAGTTCGACGAAACACCCCGGCCCGGCGGGCTCTACGAGCGGATCTATGCCTGCGTCGGGCAGGTGCCGCCCGGCTCCGTCACAACCTACGGCACCGTTGGCCGGATCGTCGGGTGTCAGGCGCGGGTGGTCGGCTATGCGCTGCATGTTTTGAGTTCGGCGGAGCGGCCCGATGTGCCCTGGCAGCGGGTGATCAACGCGCGCGGCGGCATCTCGACACATGGCAACGAGCAGCGGCGCTTGCTCGAATTGGAGGGCGTTGCCTTCGACGCCGATGGATGCGTCGATCTGGAGCGCTTTGGCTGGCACTTCGCGCCGGACGATCTGAGCGAGGCGTAAGGGAACGGACGCGATCGAGCGTGCGCGGCGCTACCAGCCAAGCATCTGCTCGGCGCGTCTGCGCCACTCGCTGGCAGGCGCGAGGTCGGCGGCGGCGATCAGATGCGCGCGACCGGCATCCTTTTCGCGATTCTCCCAGAGGGCAGCGCCCCGAAAGAAGTGCAGCGCGGGATCGTTCGGCGCGAGCGCAAGGCCGCGCTGTGCGGCCTCGGCAGCCTGCGGATACGAGCGGCAGTGGTAGAGCGTGCTCGCCAGGAGTTGCCAGGCGTAGGGCTCGTTGGCCGCGATCGTCGTCGCCTGACGCGCGGCAGTGACACCGGCATCGCACACGTTGTAGGTCAGGCTGAGATGCTGCTCCGCCAGAGCCAGCGCGTAGCGTCCGCGCACATCGGGACGGGCAATATCGCGGGCACGGCGGCGCTCGGCAACTGCTCGCGCATACTCGCGGCGGGCAACGAGCAGATCGGAGCGCACCAGCACAATCGCGGGATCGAGGGGGTTGCGCGCCTCGGCGGCATCCAGCGCGGCAGCGGCGGCGTCCAGCTCACCGGCATCGATCGCCACCGTCGCGAAAAGCGTCGCGATCGACGGCTCCTGCGGATAGCGCGCCACCAGCTCGCGCAGATGGCTGGTCGCGGCGGAGGTCTGGCCCAATTGCCAGCGGGCATAGGCGGCGTGCGCCTCGGCAAGCGGACGAGCGGGCGAGTCGAGCGGCACCTGCTCGAAAGCCGCCAGCGCGAGACGCGGCAGGTCCAGATCCAAAAGCTGCTGGCCGAGCAACTGAGCATGCTGCTCGCGCGGCAGAGCGAGGATCGCGCCAAGCTGCCGCGACTGTCGCACCATCTCCGCCGATGAGAGCGGCAGCAGCGGGCGCGATTCCGGGCGCGGCTCAGGCAGAGCGGCGGGAATTGCCTCCAGGTGATGGAGCGACTCGGCTGGCTGATCCAGCGCCAGCGCCAGCGCCAGACGCAGCCGCACCAGGCTTAGCCACGGCTCGTCGAGCGGAGCGGCAAGCGCGGGCGCGTAGCGCTCGATCGCGGTGGAGCGCTCTCCGGCGTGGAGCGCGTGCTCGGCGTGCAGCACCGTGGTGAGCGCCTGGTACGGCGAGCGCGGATCGACGGAGGACCACTCGGCCTGGGCGCGCGCCAGATCGTCGCGGAGCGCGGCGCACTGACCGGCGATCAGATGCGCCTGGGCGGCCTCGTCGCGGCGGATTGGCTTGCGCAGCGCGGCGGCAACCTGCACCTGGGCGTGGGGACAGTCGCCACGCAGCAACAAGATCGAGGCAAGGCGCACCTCGACCAGCGCGGGGGCGGACTCGGACGCCTGGATCGTCTGGTAGCGGCGCAGGGCCTCGGCGCTCCGTCCGGCGTGCCAGAGGCGCTCAACGGCGCGCAGCTCGGTCTGCTGCGGTTCGGGACGCAGCACCACGAAGCTCACGGCGGCGATCAGCAGCAGCGCGGGCACGTGCAGTAGTCTTAGCATAGCGGCAGATCGCTCTCTGGATCACACAACATACACGGCACTGTACCGGCTTTGTGCGCAGCCAGAAAGCCGCCGATTGCCCACCCAATCCTGATGTTGAGCAGCCATCTGTCAGCGATCGGGTAGTCCTGCGGCGGGCGGCAGCGCCTCGATCAGCCGGATCAGTCCAGAGATATGGCGCTCATGGCGCATCAGCCGCCAGCCATGCTGTGTGAGCAGCGCGGGAGTGTCGCGATTGGGATGGCAGCCGCCCGCGATCGTCGACCAGAGCGGCGTGATCGCGTTCAGCAGCGCGTCGGGCAGCGGGCGGTTAGT
The sequence above is drawn from the Herpetosiphonaceae bacterium genome and encodes:
- a CDS encoding MGMT family protein, whose translation is MSSKRAMRQFDETPRPGGLYERIYACVGQVPPGSVTTYGTVGRIVGCQARVVGYALHVLSSAERPDVPWQRVINARGGISTHGNEQRRLLELEGVAFDADGCVDLERFGWHFAPDDLSEA